In Hyperolius riggenbachi isolate aHypRig1 chromosome 10, aHypRig1.pri, whole genome shotgun sequence, a genomic segment contains:
- the LOC137534535 gene encoding zinc finger protein 850-like, translated as MVAVCQQEGADTSYILSAGKELERTGEQTGSSQPTAVVTRSKRTSKKTDIMPDSIHGDQEPVKEQKVTDDRLVTSDEQGDSSNESEYNPSNDEADSHSDTEEQEQKTTSKGKPKFSCNKCGKHFIYKSFLTIHQRLHTGERPYECPECGKRFTRKQNLQSHQSIHTGVKPLHCEECGKGFNNNSSLIAHQRLHTGERPYECSECGKRFIRKQHLQIHQSIHTGVKPLHCDECGKGFHSKSAFLTHQRSHTGEMPFQCTECGKSYTTNYMLRRHKLSHMEVKLFSCSECSKSFPTRGQLQAHYLVHTGEKLHECPECGKCFSTKSHLSSHLTTHSKEKHYRCSECGEGFHLKSHLVQHERCHMVKEPFECRECEKKFTCKTDHLRHERSHTVEKPLQCHECGRKFISKSELHVHERSHTGEKPFECCECGKRFSTKSQLHKHERSHTGEKPFECRECGKGFSTTSSLHNHERTHTGEKPFECRECGKGFTTKSELHIHERIHTGEKPFECRECGKGFSVKSHLHQHERSHTGERPFQCRECGKGFSTKPNLHVHERSHTGEKPFECSECGKGFSTKAELQVHERSHTGEKPFECHECGKTFSWKYVLLRHERSHTGEKRFECLECGKGFSIKFELLNHERSHTGEKPFECRECGKGFSTKPGLHQHERIHTGEKPFECRECGKKFIFKSKLHRHERSHTREKPFECRECGKGYSTKSDLHVHERIHMGEKPFECRECGKKFIFKSKLHRHERSHTGEKPFECDECGKGFSTKSEFHKHERSHTGE; from the coding sequence CGGTTGTTACACGTTCCAAAAGAACTTCCAAGAAAACAGACATCATGCCAGATTCCATCCATGGTGACCAGGAACCAGTCAAAGAGCAGAAAGTGACAGATGACAGATTAGTGACATCAGATGAACAGGGTGACAGCAGCAATGAGTCAGAGTACAACCCCTCTAATGATGAGGCGGACTCCCACTCTGACACAGAGGAGCAAGAGCAAAAGACAACATCCAAAGGAAAGCCAAAGTTCTCCTGCAATAAGTGTGGGAAACACTTCATATATAAATCTTTTCTAACTATCCACCAGAGGCTTCATACAGGAGAGCGGCCCTAtgaatgtccagagtgtgggaagcgTTTCACTCGAAAACAAAATCTTCAGAGTCATCAGAGTATCCACACTGGGGTGAAGCCACTTCACTGTGAAGAGTGTGGGAAGGGATTTAACAATAATTCATCCCTTATAGCCCACCAGAGGCTTCATACGGGAGAGCGGCCTTATgagtgttcagagtgtgggaaacgtttcaTTCGAAAACAACATCTTCAGATTCATCAGAGTATCCACACTGGGGTGAAGCCACTTCACTGTGATGAGTGTGGTAAGGGGTTTCATAGTAAATCAGCATTTTTAACTCACCAGAGATCTCATACAGGAGAAATGCCTTTCCAGtgtacagagtgtgggaagaGTTATACTACAAATTACATGCTCCGTAGACATAAACTATCCCACATGGAAGTCAAACTATTTTCATGTTCTGAGTGCTCAAAAAGCTTCCCCACCAGAGGTCAACTACAAGCCCACTACCTTGTCCATACCGGAGAGAAGCTGCATgagtgtcctgagtgtgggaaatgtttctctACAAAGTCACATCTCAGCAGCCACCTGACAACCCATAGTAAAGAGAAACACTATAGGTGTTCTGAATGTGGAGAAGGCTTCCACCTTAAAAGTCACCTTGTTCAACATGAAAGATGTCATATGGTAAAGGAACCATTTGAATGCCGTGAATGTGAGAAAAAGTTTACCTGTAAGACTGATCATCTTAGAcatgagagaagtcacacagtAGAGAAACCACTTCAGTGCCATGAATGTGGGAGAAAGTTCATTTCAAAGTCTGAGCTTCATGTAcatgagagaagtcacacaggagagaaacctTTTGAGTGCTGTGAATGTGGGAAGAGGTTTTCCACTAAGTCTCAGCTTCATAAACATGAGAGAAGTCACACTGGAGAGAAACCATTTGAGTGCCGTGAATGTGGGAAGGGGTTTTCTACCACATCTAGTCTTCATaaccatgagagaactcacacaggagagaaaccaTTTGAGTGCCGTGAATGTGGGAAGGGGTTTACCACTAAGTCTGAGCTTCATATAcatgagagaattcacacaggagagaaaccgTTTGAGTGCCGTGAATGTGGGAAGGGGTTTTCCGTTAAGTCTCATCTTCATCAAcatgagagaagtcacacaggagagagacCATTTCAGTGCCGTGAATGTGGGAAGGGGTTTTCTACTAAGCCTAATCTTCATGTAcatgagagaagtcacacaggagagaaaccgTTTGAGTGCAGTGAATGTGGGAAGGGGTTTTCCACTAAGGCTGAGCTTCAAGTACATGAGAGAAGCCACACAGGAGAGAAACCGTTTGAGTGCCATGAATGTGGAAAAACATTTTCCTGGAAGTATGTGCTTCTTAGAcatgagagaagtcacacaggagagaaacgGTTTGAATGCCTGGAATGTGGGAAGGGGTTTTCCATTAAGTTTGAGCTTCTTAATcatgagagaagtcacacaggagagaaaccgTTTGAGTGCCGTGAATGTGGGAAGGGGTTTTCCACTAAGCCTGGTCTTCATCAACATGAGAGAATTCACACGGGAGAGAAGCCATTTGAGTGCCGTGAATGTGGGAAAAAGTTCATTTTCAAGTCTAAACTTCATAGACACGAGAGAAGTCACACGAGAGAGAAACCGTTTGAGTGCCGTGAATGTGGGAAGGGTTATTCCACTAAGTCTGATCTTCATGTACATGAGAGAATTCACATGGGAGAGAAGCCATTTGAGTGCCGTGAATGTGGGAAAAAGTTCATTTTCAAGTCTAAACTTCATAGACACGAGAGAAGTCACACGGGAGAGAAACCGTTTGAGTGCGATGAATGTGGGAAGGGGTTTTCCACTAAGTCTGAGTTTCATAAACATGAGAGAAGTCACACGGGAGAGTAA